The Ciona intestinalis chromosome 11, KH, whole genome shotgun sequence genome has a segment encoding these proteins:
- the LOC100180136 gene encoding heterogeneous nuclear ribonucleoprotein L-like isoform X3 produces the protein MICEPCGEVQRIVIFRKRGVQAMIEFGSIQDAQRAKASLNGADIYSGCCTLKIEWAKPARLNVYKNDDETWDYTGAVDEPNMPMQQPALLGDAPAGFSNPPPYRTGQRMPVPAQRGRGGMRGRPPVLHARPRRPNPPLMNTNVHQMPNEYMGEDYGPPMDGNTTVLMVYGLNPEKMTCDRVFNILCLYGNVMKVKFLKSKPGTAMVQMGDPSAVGRAISNLSGMKFFDEKLVLAPSKQLYLTDTGPVGDLPNGTPAQVDFGNSRNNRFQTNEQAAKNRIQNPAKVLHYYNAPLELNEEKMKEICQEFDLALPVKFTPFKTRSERSSSGLMEFDTKAQAMEVLTYINHYKLDNPAGRFPYILKLCFSTASTATRD, from the exons ATGATATGTGAACCATGCGGAGAAGTCCAAAGGATTGTTATATTCAGGAAACGTGGAGTGCAAGCCATGATTGA GTTCGGTTCAATCCAAGATGCACAGCGGGCAAAAGCTTCGCTAAATGGAGCCGACATTTACTCTGGTTGTTGCACCTTGAAGATTGAATGGGCAAAG CCAGCAagattaaatgtttataagaATGATGATGAAACTTGGGACTACACAGGAGCTGTTG ACGAACCCAACATGCCAATGCAGCAACCTGCATTACTGGGCGACGCCCCTGCTGGTTTCTCCAACCCACCACCTTATAGAACAG GGCAAAGGATGCCGGTCCCTGCACAGCGTGGAAGGGGAGGTATGAGGGGAAGACCTCCGGTGTTGCATGCTAGACCCCGCAGACCAAATCCTCCTCTGATGAATACAAATGTTCATCAG ATGCCAAACGAATACATGGGGGAGGACTATGGGCCCCCCATGGATGGCAACACAACAGTTCTCATGGTTTACGGACTTAACCCTGAAAAAATGACTTGCGACCgagttttcaatattttatgtttgtatggcAATGTTATGAAG GTGAAATTCTTGAAAAGCAAACCAGGAACAGCCATGGTACAGATGGGAGATCCAAGTGCAGTAGGGCGGGCAATTTCAAATCTATCAGGAATGAAATTTTTTGATGAGAAACTTGTACTTGC ACCATCAAAGCAACTTTATCTAACGGACACTGGACCAGTTGGTGACCTCCCTAATGGAACGCCTGCTCAAGTAGATTTTGGAAACTCAAGAAACAACAG GTTCCAAACCAATGAACAAGCTGCTAAGAACCGAATACAGAACCCAGCCAAGGTATTGCATTATTACAATGCTCCACTTGAGTTAAATGAGGAAAAAATGAAAGAG ATATGCCAAGAGTTTGATTTGGCACTTCCTGTCAAGTTTACTCCATTTAAGACAAGAA GTGAACGCAGCTCATCTGGTTTAATGGAGTTCGATACAAAAGCTCAGGCCATGGAAGTATTGACGTATATCAACCATTATAAACTGGATAATCCAG CCGGCAGATTCCCTTACATACTCAAGCTTTGTTTCTCAACTGCTAGCACAGCAACCCGAGACTGA
- the LOC100180136 gene encoding heterogeneous nuclear ribonucleoprotein L-like isoform X1, which yields MSFEEHQVKRRRLSENGSELKQQEDFSSHEPPHERPDRENKFSREREMADQPNKVLLFTVVNAVYPITTDVLHMICEPCGEVQRIVIFRKRGVQAMIEFGSIQDAQRAKASLNGADIYSGCCTLKIEWAKPARLNVYKNDDETWDYTGAVDEPNMPMQQPALLGDAPAGFSNPPPYRTGQRMPVPAQRGRGGMRGRPPVLHARPRRPNPPLMNTNVHQMPNEYMGEDYGPPMDGNTTVLMVYGLNPEKMTCDRVFNILCLYGNVMKVKFLKSKPGTAMVQMGDPSAVGRAISNLSGMKFFDEKLVLAPSKQLYLTDTGPVGDLPNGTPAQVDFGNSRNNRFQTNEQAAKNRIQNPAKVLHYYNAPLELNEEKMKEICQEFDLALPVKFTPFKTRSERSSSGLMEFDTKAQAMEVLTYINHYKLDNPAGRFPYILKLCFSTASTATRD from the exons ATGTCGTTTGAAGAACACCAAGTAAAGCGTAGAAGGCTGAGTGAAAATGGTTCAGAACTTAAa CAGCAAGAAGACTTCAGCTCTCATGAGCCACCCCATGAAAGGCCAGATAGGGAGAATAAATTTTCACG aGAGCGCGAAATGGCGGACCAACCAAATAAAGTTCTCCTGTTCACTGTGGTCAATGCAGTTTACCCAATCACCACG GATGTTTTGCACATGATATGTGAACCATGCGGAGAAGTCCAAAGGATTGTTATATTCAGGAAACGTGGAGTGCAAGCCATGATTGA GTTCGGTTCAATCCAAGATGCACAGCGGGCAAAAGCTTCGCTAAATGGAGCCGACATTTACTCTGGTTGTTGCACCTTGAAGATTGAATGGGCAAAG CCAGCAagattaaatgtttataagaATGATGATGAAACTTGGGACTACACAGGAGCTGTTG ACGAACCCAACATGCCAATGCAGCAACCTGCATTACTGGGCGACGCCCCTGCTGGTTTCTCCAACCCACCACCTTATAGAACAG GGCAAAGGATGCCGGTCCCTGCACAGCGTGGAAGGGGAGGTATGAGGGGAAGACCTCCGGTGTTGCATGCTAGACCCCGCAGACCAAATCCTCCTCTGATGAATACAAATGTTCATCAG ATGCCAAACGAATACATGGGGGAGGACTATGGGCCCCCCATGGATGGCAACACAACAGTTCTCATGGTTTACGGACTTAACCCTGAAAAAATGACTTGCGACCgagttttcaatattttatgtttgtatggcAATGTTATGAAG GTGAAATTCTTGAAAAGCAAACCAGGAACAGCCATGGTACAGATGGGAGATCCAAGTGCAGTAGGGCGGGCAATTTCAAATCTATCAGGAATGAAATTTTTTGATGAGAAACTTGTACTTGC ACCATCAAAGCAACTTTATCTAACGGACACTGGACCAGTTGGTGACCTCCCTAATGGAACGCCTGCTCAAGTAGATTTTGGAAACTCAAGAAACAACAG GTTCCAAACCAATGAACAAGCTGCTAAGAACCGAATACAGAACCCAGCCAAGGTATTGCATTATTACAATGCTCCACTTGAGTTAAATGAGGAAAAAATGAAAGAG ATATGCCAAGAGTTTGATTTGGCACTTCCTGTCAAGTTTACTCCATTTAAGACAAGAA GTGAACGCAGCTCATCTGGTTTAATGGAGTTCGATACAAAAGCTCAGGCCATGGAAGTATTGACGTATATCAACCATTATAAACTGGATAATCCAG CCGGCAGATTCCCTTACATACTCAAGCTTTGTTTCTCAACTGCTAGCACAGCAACCCGAGACTGA
- the LOC100180136 gene encoding heterogeneous nuclear ribonucleoprotein L-like isoform X2, with amino-acid sequence MSFEEHQVKRRRLSENGSELKQEDFSSHEPPHERPDRENKFSREREMADQPNKVLLFTVVNAVYPITTDVLHMICEPCGEVQRIVIFRKRGVQAMIEFGSIQDAQRAKASLNGADIYSGCCTLKIEWAKPARLNVYKNDDETWDYTGAVDEPNMPMQQPALLGDAPAGFSNPPPYRTGQRMPVPAQRGRGGMRGRPPVLHARPRRPNPPLMNTNVHQMPNEYMGEDYGPPMDGNTTVLMVYGLNPEKMTCDRVFNILCLYGNVMKVKFLKSKPGTAMVQMGDPSAVGRAISNLSGMKFFDEKLVLAPSKQLYLTDTGPVGDLPNGTPAQVDFGNSRNNRFQTNEQAAKNRIQNPAKVLHYYNAPLELNEEKMKEICQEFDLALPVKFTPFKTRSERSSSGLMEFDTKAQAMEVLTYINHYKLDNPAGRFPYILKLCFSTASTATRD; translated from the exons ATGTCGTTTGAAGAACACCAAGTAAAGCGTAGAAGGCTGAGTGAAAATGGTTCAGAACTTAAa CAAGAAGACTTCAGCTCTCATGAGCCACCCCATGAAAGGCCAGATAGGGAGAATAAATTTTCACG aGAGCGCGAAATGGCGGACCAACCAAATAAAGTTCTCCTGTTCACTGTGGTCAATGCAGTTTACCCAATCACCACG GATGTTTTGCACATGATATGTGAACCATGCGGAGAAGTCCAAAGGATTGTTATATTCAGGAAACGTGGAGTGCAAGCCATGATTGA GTTCGGTTCAATCCAAGATGCACAGCGGGCAAAAGCTTCGCTAAATGGAGCCGACATTTACTCTGGTTGTTGCACCTTGAAGATTGAATGGGCAAAG CCAGCAagattaaatgtttataagaATGATGATGAAACTTGGGACTACACAGGAGCTGTTG ACGAACCCAACATGCCAATGCAGCAACCTGCATTACTGGGCGACGCCCCTGCTGGTTTCTCCAACCCACCACCTTATAGAACAG GGCAAAGGATGCCGGTCCCTGCACAGCGTGGAAGGGGAGGTATGAGGGGAAGACCTCCGGTGTTGCATGCTAGACCCCGCAGACCAAATCCTCCTCTGATGAATACAAATGTTCATCAG ATGCCAAACGAATACATGGGGGAGGACTATGGGCCCCCCATGGATGGCAACACAACAGTTCTCATGGTTTACGGACTTAACCCTGAAAAAATGACTTGCGACCgagttttcaatattttatgtttgtatggcAATGTTATGAAG GTGAAATTCTTGAAAAGCAAACCAGGAACAGCCATGGTACAGATGGGAGATCCAAGTGCAGTAGGGCGGGCAATTTCAAATCTATCAGGAATGAAATTTTTTGATGAGAAACTTGTACTTGC ACCATCAAAGCAACTTTATCTAACGGACACTGGACCAGTTGGTGACCTCCCTAATGGAACGCCTGCTCAAGTAGATTTTGGAAACTCAAGAAACAACAG GTTCCAAACCAATGAACAAGCTGCTAAGAACCGAATACAGAACCCAGCCAAGGTATTGCATTATTACAATGCTCCACTTGAGTTAAATGAGGAAAAAATGAAAGAG ATATGCCAAGAGTTTGATTTGGCACTTCCTGTCAAGTTTACTCCATTTAAGACAAGAA GTGAACGCAGCTCATCTGGTTTAATGGAGTTCGATACAAAAGCTCAGGCCATGGAAGTATTGACGTATATCAACCATTATAAACTGGATAATCCAG CCGGCAGATTCCCTTACATACTCAAGCTTTGTTTCTCAACTGCTAGCACAGCAACCCGAGACTGA
- the LOC100181664 gene encoding kelch-like protein 15: protein MKKNDHAAILFREMSKFQQVGILCDIVVPGKIKVEPAHRIVLLSARSCDGDSGSEDEGFTSSTSESISVEDAYLPLDSVTPNTLQHKSVHDSLQQRLGNLNEFRLHHHCCDVTLKTESSQHDAHRVVLAACSEYFRAMFTLNMKENNMDCIELKGTDSFYFQKVLEFIYTGEIILNLTDATEIMHLAVYYQIHELVHSCKEYLLAQLSSTNCCNLYRLGKDLGLDSFTRTCLLFIHQHFEELGSNLCDVGLLDEDDLLWCLQSDTLGGGDPDSSSESSVFQVVLGWMEEHVFDLTEQAVNEMLSNIRFTLIAPETLERYFNQLKELLPFTEVISTHYNTASNYHCQVHEQPFLQTNKTNLRKTKSSCVCIDGVITQDKVLIPRDFPQHDLITDEVFTSETDSTIRDPYHNVVELNGFIFVFGGTRYYKTGYSSSVLRYDPRLNTWIELKNMKHERGDFIVCVVNNEIYVIGGRNRTGALSACEKYNCRDNTWTVLRDLPQGVYMAAGLSYEGNIYVSGGFNDFESLGTMLCYSPVSNTWEEMFSHMMVDRGFHAMVPGHDGKLWVVGGVDNPFAGRNVWEIEAFDTKDKNWVFLGQVLPVEPFQSTLRLNSTRTVDGHISLFSVSKPTSYPPVAYDNAKRMWYQVKASVDSPNIAIDFSFHKI from the exons ATGAAGAAAAACGACCACGCCGCTATTTTGTTCCGTGAGATGAGCAAATTCCAACAAgttggaatattatgtgatattGTAGTACCAGGCAAGATAAAAGTCGAGCCGGCCCACCGAATAGTTCTGCTAAGTGCCCGCTCCTGCGACGGAGATAGCGGCTCCGAGGACGAAGGCTTCACGTCTTCGACAAGTGAATCGATATCAGTAGAAGACGCGTACTTACCGTTAGATAGTGTCACTCCAAATACCCTGCAGCACAAGTCAGTGCACGACTCGCTGCAGCAACGACTGGGAAACTTGAACGAATTCCGATTACACCATCactgttgtgacgtcactttgaAAACCGAATCTTCCCAACATGACGCGCATCGTGTCGTACTAGCCGCATGTAGCGAATATTTTCGTGCAATGTTTACTTTGAACATGAAAGAAAATAACATGGACTGCATTGAACTAAAAGGAACGGACAGTTTTTACTTCCAAAAAGTTCTAGAGTTCATTTACACAGGAGAGATCATACTGAACTTAACTGACGCAACAGAAATAATGCATCTTGCAGTGTATTACCAAATACATGAACTGGTACATAGCTGCAAGGAGTATTTACTTGCACAGCTTTCCAGCACAAACTGTTGCAATTTGTACAGACTTGGCAAAGACCTTGGGCTTGATTCTTTCACACGAACATGCCTTCTCTTTATCCATCAGCATTTTGAGGAGCTGGGATCAAATCTATGTGATGTTGGACTCCTAGATGAAGATGACTTGTTGTGGTGCTTGCAAAGTGATACTCTGGGTGGTGGGGACCCCGATTCTAGCTCAGAGAGCTCAGTTTTTCAAGTTGTTCTAGGATGGATGGAAGAGCATGTCTTTGATCTCACAGAACAGGCAGTGAATGAAATGTTAAGTAACATCAGATTCACTTTAATCGCACCAGAAACCTTGGAAAGATATTTCAATCAACTCAAAGAGTTATTACCATTTACTGAGGTTATTTCTACCCATTACAACACAGCATCAAACTATCACTGCCAAGTACACGAACAGCCATTTcttcaaacaaacaaaacaaacttgcGTAAAACCAAATCCTCATGCGTCTGCATTGACGGAGTCATTACTCAAGATAAAGTTCTCATCCCAAGGGACTTTCCCCAACATGATCTAATTACCGATGAGGTTTTTACGTCAGAAACCGATTCAACCATCCGTGACCCGTACCACAATGTGGTTGAACTGAACGGCTTCATTTTCGTGTTTGGTGGGACAAGATACTACAAGACAGGctatag TTCTTCAGTTCTTCGATACGACCCAAGGCTTAACACATGGATTGAATTAAAGAATATGAAACACGAGCGTGGAGACTTTATCGTTTGCGTGGTTAACAATGAGATTTACGTCATTGGTGGTCGCAACCGCACTGGAGCGTTGTCAGCATGCGAGAAATATAACTGCAGAGACAACACATGGACTGTTCTAAGAGATCTGCCACAG GGTGTTTACATGGCAGCCGGACTCAGCTACGAAGGAAACATTTATGTTTCTGGTGGTTTCAATGATTTTGAGTCTCTTGGTACCATGTTATGTTATTCCCCTGTATCAAACACATGGGAGGAGATGTTCTCACACATGATGGTGGATCGTGGTTTCCATGCTATGGTGCCTGGCCACGATGGCAAGCTATGGGTGGTAGGTGGAGTGGACAACCCCTTTGCTGGTAGAAATGTGTGGGAAATCGAAGCGTTCGATACGAAGGACAAAAACTGGGTATTTCTCGGCCAAGTTCTTCCTGTTGAGCCCTTCCAGTCAACCCTTAGACTAAACTCAACTCGAACAGTTGACGGCCATATTTCTCTGTTTTCTGTATCTAAACCGACCTCGTATCCACCCGTTGCGTACGACAACGCAAAACGAATGTGGTACCAAGTAAAAGCATCTGTTGACTCGCCGAATATTGCAATAGATTTCTCATTTCACAAAATCTAA